Proteins encoded in a region of the Candidatus Paceibacterota bacterium genome:
- a CDS encoding S41 family peptidase: MKRRFIYGVVVSALAVNLLVGARIYLNSAQAAEKDSAYPSLELFSYAMAKVRKDYVDGHKLTYQDLVYASLKGMLGTLDPHSEFMEPDNYKELQNDTQGAFGGLGIVIAMKDNFITVITPMEDSPGFRAGILSGDRIIKIDGKSTEKMSLQDAVKYLRGEPGTEVKISVLRPSSGNLKDYNLTRAVINIDMVKDINGKKEFPLGENKIGYIRLVQFGEKTNADLEAALKRLKAQNLQALVLDLRWNPGGLLEQAVDVCEKFLPRGSLVVTTEGRNPAQNSVRKAMGRGDTLNNLPMVVLVNLGSASASEIVAGCLQDSKRAIILGEKTFGKGSVQSIIPLAEMPDGVPALRLTTAKYYTPSHKVIHEEGITPDITVPLTEEQERDVLMKHAPGGIQSLDEKERERVLNSHDPQLDRAMDLLKGITLFTQRAPALDKRVAKGGKMAAK, encoded by the coding sequence ATGAAACGACGGTTTATTTACGGGGTGGTAGTGAGCGCGCTCGCGGTGAACTTGCTGGTCGGCGCGCGCATCTATTTGAACTCCGCCCAGGCGGCTGAAAAGGACTCGGCCTATCCCAGCCTTGAGCTTTTCTCCTACGCCATGGCAAAGGTCCGCAAGGACTATGTGGACGGCCACAAGCTGACTTACCAGGACCTTGTCTATGCCTCGCTCAAAGGCATGCTGGGCACGCTTGATCCGCACAGCGAATTCATGGAGCCGGACAATTACAAGGAACTCCAGAATGACACGCAGGGCGCGTTTGGAGGGCTCGGCATCGTGATCGCCATGAAGGACAATTTCATCACCGTAATCACGCCCATGGAGGACAGTCCGGGCTTCCGCGCCGGAATCCTGTCCGGCGACCGCATCATCAAGATTGACGGCAAGAGCACCGAGAAGATGAGCCTGCAGGACGCGGTGAAGTACCTGCGCGGGGAGCCGGGCACCGAAGTCAAAATCTCCGTCCTACGCCCCTCCTCCGGCAATTTAAAAGACTACAACCTCACCCGCGCCGTCATCAACATTGACATGGTCAAGGACATCAACGGCAAAAAGGAGTTTCCGCTGGGCGAAAACAAGATCGGCTACATCCGCCTGGTACAGTTCGGCGAGAAGACCAACGCCGACCTGGAAGCGGCGCTGAAAAGGCTCAAAGCCCAGAACTTGCAGGCGCTGGTGCTGGATCTGCGTTGGAACCCGGGCGGTTTGCTCGAGCAGGCCGTGGATGTGTGCGAGAAGTTTCTGCCCCGCGGAAGCCTCGTGGTCACCACCGAAGGCCGGAACCCCGCGCAAAACTCGGTGCGCAAAGCCATGGGCCGGGGTGACACGCTAAACAACCTGCCCATGGTCGTGTTGGTCAATCTTGGCAGCGCCAGCGCGTCCGAGATCGTCGCCGGCTGCCTGCAGGATTCCAAGCGCGCGATCATCCTTGGTGAGAAGACCTTCGGCAAAGGTTCCGTGCAGAGCATCATTCCCCTCGCAGAGATGCCGGATGGCGTGCCGGCGTTGCGGCTCACCACCGCCAAGTACTACACACCGAGCCACAAGGTCATCCACGAAGAAGGCATCACGCCGGACATTACCGTGCCGCTGACAGAAGAACAGGAGCGCGATGTGCTAATGAAGCATGCCCCGGGGGGTATTCAAAGCCTGGACGAGAAGGAGCGCGAACGAGTATTGAATTCACACGATCCACAACTGGATCGCGCCATGGACCTGCTCAAGGGCATCACCCTTTTCACCCAGCGCGCCCCTGCCCTCGACAAGCGAGTCGCCAAAGGCGGGAAAATGGCCGCGAAATAG
- the tsaD gene encoding tRNA (adenosine(37)-N6)-threonylcarbamoyltransferase complex transferase subunit TsaD — MPLLAVETSCDETSAAVVHRGRVLSNVVSSQVQLHAEYGGVVPELAAREHLRNLMPVTRMALQEAAIAADQIEAVAATRGPGLPSALMVGLRAAQAVAFVLRRPFLGINHHEAHLYSAWVKGRPPVADFSSFEPSVSLIVSGGHTLLVHLRAELDHVLLGSTVDDAAGECFDKTGKLIGLPYPAGPEIDRLSEGGNSKAFDFPRPMIDEPNDDFSFSGLKTSVRYFLRDHPRLLDDPQRLRDLCASVQAAIVDVLVTKTLRAARRLRVRCVTASGGVTCNRALRQRLTAACQRECLTLHLAESSLCTDNAAMIGILAEQKLTLRPEPASLDADILPGWALG; from the coding sequence ATGCCTCTCCTGGCGGTTGAAACATCCTGCGACGAGACCAGCGCGGCGGTCGTGCATCGTGGCCGCGTATTGTCGAATGTCGTCTCGTCGCAGGTTCAACTGCACGCGGAATACGGCGGCGTTGTGCCGGAACTGGCGGCCCGCGAGCATCTGCGCAACCTCATGCCCGTCACCCGGATGGCCCTCCAGGAGGCCGCCATCGCCGCTGACCAAATCGAAGCCGTGGCCGCCACCCGTGGTCCCGGACTGCCCAGCGCACTGATGGTCGGCCTCAGAGCCGCACAGGCCGTTGCCTTTGTTCTGCGCCGCCCATTTCTCGGCATCAATCACCACGAAGCCCACCTCTATTCGGCCTGGGTCAAAGGCCGGCCGCCAGTCGCCGACTTCTCCAGCTTCGAGCCCAGCGTGTCACTCATCGTCAGCGGGGGCCACACCCTCCTGGTCCATCTGCGCGCCGAACTCGACCATGTTCTGCTCGGCTCCACTGTGGACGACGCCGCCGGTGAATGCTTCGACAAGACCGGCAAGCTCATCGGCCTGCCTTACCCGGCCGGTCCCGAGATTGATCGCCTCTCCGAAGGCGGTAATTCCAAGGCATTCGACTTTCCACGCCCGATGATTGACGAGCCCAATGATGACTTTAGTTTCAGCGGCTTGAAGACCTCCGTCCGCTACTTCCTGCGCGACCACCCCCGCCTGCTCGACGACCCGCAACGCTTGCGGGACCTGTGCGCCAGCGTTCAAGCGGCCATCGTGGACGTGCTCGTGACCAAAACCCTCCGCGCCGCCCGCCGGCTTCGCGTCCGCTGTGTGACGGCTTCCGGTGGCGTCACCTGCAACCGCGCCCTGCGCCAGCGGCTCACGGCTGCTTGCCAACGGGAATGCCTCACCCTCCATCTCGCCGAAAGCTCCCTCTGCACCGACAACGCGGCCATGATCGGCATCCTCGCCGAGCAAAAACTAACCCTCCGTCCCGAGCCAGCCAGCCTCGACGCCGACATCCTCCCTGGCTGGGCTCTGGGCTAA
- a CDS encoding proline--tRNA ligase, whose product MRWTQTLIPTLKETPADAEIVSHKLLLRAGLIRKLTGGLYTFMPLGLRALRKVEQIVREEMDRAGALELLMPALQPPDIWQQSGRYETAQDVLFKVRDRAKKEWVLGPTHEEVVTTLVAGEINSYRQMPKNFYQIQTKFRDEIRPRFGLMRAKEFIMKDAYSFDATDEAAQASYHRMYDAYARIFRRCGLKTIAVEADTGVMGGKFSHEFMVPAETGENEVVFCEACGYAANIEKATSAVAKSDIRSPKAEVEKFPTPGVVTIEALSKAPYSVPAEQQIKTLVYLADSKPVLILLRGDDKLNEAKLVGALGTGNFRPAESEEIFAALGAHPGSLGAAGVTKLPVYADERLRDAAEMTTGANADGFHLRHVAIGRDIQVAHWTELRLVQAGEACAKCSDKSGLKVQRAIEVGHVFKLGTKYSQALNALFLDETGKQQPAIMGCYGIGVTRTLQAVIEQSHDDYGIVWPVSVAPYSVCITPLNVAPEGAVMRLAEKIYAELTARGVDVILDDRNDRPGVKFKDSELVGFPIRVGIGEKSLAKGEVEIKPRAGEMMPVKDVEAVEKVLSLIAASAG is encoded by the coding sequence ATGCGTTGGACCCAAACACTCATCCCAACCCTTAAAGAGACGCCGGCGGACGCCGAGATTGTCTCGCACAAACTATTGCTCCGCGCCGGGCTGATCCGCAAGCTCACCGGCGGGCTTTATACCTTCATGCCGCTCGGGCTGCGTGCGCTGCGCAAGGTAGAGCAGATCGTGCGCGAGGAGATGGATCGCGCCGGCGCGCTTGAGTTGCTCATGCCCGCCCTCCAGCCGCCTGACATATGGCAGCAAAGCGGCCGTTACGAGACGGCGCAGGACGTTCTTTTCAAGGTGCGCGACCGGGCCAAGAAGGAATGGGTGCTGGGACCGACGCACGAGGAGGTCGTTACCACGCTGGTGGCCGGGGAGATCAACTCCTATCGGCAGATGCCGAAGAACTTCTACCAGATTCAGACCAAGTTTCGGGACGAAATCCGCCCGCGCTTCGGCCTGATGCGGGCCAAGGAGTTCATCATGAAGGACGCCTACAGCTTCGACGCCACTGACGAAGCCGCACAGGCGAGCTACCACAGGATGTACGACGCCTACGCGCGGATTTTCCGGCGTTGCGGCCTCAAGACCATCGCCGTCGAGGCGGACACGGGCGTTATGGGGGGCAAGTTCTCGCACGAGTTCATGGTGCCGGCGGAGACGGGGGAGAACGAGGTGGTGTTCTGCGAAGCTTGCGGCTACGCGGCGAACATTGAGAAGGCGACGAGCGCGGTGGCCAAGTCCGACATCCGTAGTCCAAAGGCCGAAGTGGAGAAGTTTCCTACGCCGGGTGTCGTGACCATCGAGGCGCTGAGCAAGGCGCCTTACAGTGTGCCCGCGGAGCAGCAGATCAAGACGCTGGTTTACCTTGCCGACAGCAAGCCGGTCCTCATTCTGCTGCGGGGGGACGACAAACTGAACGAAGCAAAGCTGGTCGGCGCGCTGGGCACGGGGAACTTCCGGCCGGCGGAATCGGAGGAGATCTTCGCGGCGCTGGGCGCGCATCCGGGCAGCCTGGGCGCCGCTGGCGTCACTAAGCTGCCGGTTTATGCCGATGAACGTCTGCGGGACGCTGCCGAGATGACCACGGGTGCCAACGCGGACGGCTTCCACCTGCGTCATGTCGCCATCGGGCGCGATATTCAGGTCGCGCACTGGACGGAGTTGCGGCTGGTGCAGGCGGGGGAGGCCTGCGCCAAATGTTCCGACAAGTCGGGACTCAAGGTGCAGCGCGCCATCGAAGTCGGCCACGTCTTTAAGCTCGGCACCAAATACAGCCAGGCCCTCAATGCGCTGTTCCTGGACGAGACCGGCAAGCAGCAGCCGGCGATCATGGGCTGTTACGGCATCGGCGTCACCCGCACCTTGCAGGCGGTGATCGAGCAGAGCCACGACGATTACGGCATCGTCTGGCCCGTCAGCGTCGCACCGTACAGCGTCTGCATCACGCCGTTGAATGTCGCGCCCGAGGGCGCCGTGATGCGGCTCGCAGAGAAGATCTACGCCGAGCTGACCGCGCGCGGCGTGGACGTGATTCTCGACGACCGGAATGATCGGCCCGGGGTGAAATTCAAGGACTCGGAGCTGGTGGGCTTTCCGATCCGCGTGGGCATCGGCGAGAAATCGCTGGCCAAGGGCGAGGTGGAGATCAAGCCACGCGCGGGCGAAATGATGCCCGTGAAGGACGTGGAGGCGGTCGAGAAAGTCCTCTCGCTAATCGCCGCATCCGCCGGATAA
- the ispD gene encoding 2-C-methyl-D-erythritol 4-phosphate cytidylyltransferase, translating to MISAIIVAAGQGTRMGAGVDKLLLELDGCPIVAHTWRRFDQTESIDEILMVVRDGAQPSFAELAQKQRFRKPYSLVVGGRERQDSVWNGLAALSPQAEIVAIQDAARPCTSQALINATIAAARQIGAAVAAQRVVDTIKESGDGKVIERTLDRSRLWAVQTPQTFRVEIIRRALSEVRRRNLLVTDDTAACELIGQPVQLVPSTQPNPKVTRPEDLYCVEALLLGMRREEGVPSTWK from the coding sequence ATGATCTCCGCCATCATCGTCGCCGCCGGCCAAGGCACCCGTATGGGCGCCGGGGTGGACAAGCTGCTCCTCGAATTGGACGGTTGCCCAATCGTGGCTCACACTTGGAGGCGCTTTGACCAAACGGAGTCCATTGATGAGATTCTAATGGTCGTCCGCGACGGCGCGCAGCCTTCCTTTGCCGAACTGGCTCAGAAGCAGCGGTTCCGCAAGCCGTATAGTTTGGTCGTCGGCGGAAGGGAACGACAAGACTCGGTATGGAACGGGCTTGCGGCGCTCTCTCCGCAGGCCGAAATTGTGGCCATTCAGGACGCGGCGCGCCCCTGCACTTCCCAGGCATTGATCAACGCCACTATCGCTGCCGCCCGGCAAATCGGCGCTGCCGTCGCAGCCCAGCGGGTCGTTGACACCATCAAGGAGTCGGGCGATGGCAAGGTCATCGAGCGGACCCTCGACCGTTCGCGGCTTTGGGCCGTTCAAACTCCCCAGACCTTCCGCGTCGAGATCATTCGCCGGGCGTTGTCGGAGGTGCGCCGGCGCAATTTGCTGGTCACCGACGACACCGCAGCCTGCGAACTTATCGGTCAACCGGTTCAACTCGTGCCCAGCACCCAACCCAACCCCAAGGTCACCCGTCCCGAGGACCTTTACTGCGTCGAAGCCCTGCTGCTCGGTATGCGGCGCGAGGAAGGCGTCCCGAGCACCTGGAAGTAG
- a CDS encoding fumarylacetoacetate hydrolase family protein — MATIGRFQKGDEIFYAKVVDGEIYRVRGDVFGSPSFERKPTPLKGVRTLTPVAPSKVIAVGLNYADHAREQNKALPREPLIWFKAPTSVLPDGGKIEIPFPNHRTDYEAELCVVIGRRVRNVTAAAAARYIFGYTAAQDISDRTIQNSETQYARAKSFDTFTPLGPYVETTADPRDLTIQLFQNGQLRQNSATSQLIFNCHQLVSFISTNLTLLPGDIILTGTPSGVGPIVSGDRLEVRLQGFTPLVNTVR, encoded by the coding sequence ATGGCAACGATTGGCCGATTCCAAAAGGGCGATGAAATCTTCTACGCGAAGGTTGTTGATGGTGAGATTTACCGTGTACGCGGTGATGTTTTCGGTTCTCCTTCCTTTGAGAGGAAACCAACGCCGCTCAAAGGAGTGCGAACGCTGACGCCGGTGGCTCCTTCGAAGGTTATTGCGGTCGGCCTGAACTACGCGGACCACGCTCGCGAGCAAAACAAGGCCCTGCCCCGGGAACCGCTGATTTGGTTCAAAGCGCCGACGTCGGTGCTGCCGGACGGCGGCAAGATCGAGATTCCGTTTCCCAACCACCGGACCGACTACGAAGCAGAACTGTGCGTTGTCATTGGCCGGCGCGTGCGGAACGTGACGGCAGCGGCGGCGGCCCGCTACATCTTCGGCTACACGGCGGCCCAGGATATCAGTGACCGCACGATCCAGAACAGCGAGACGCAATACGCCCGCGCTAAATCCTTCGATACTTTCACACCATTGGGGCCATACGTGGAAACGACTGCCGATCCGCGGGATTTGACCATCCAGCTTTTCCAGAACGGCCAGTTGCGCCAGAACTCGGCCACGAGCCAGCTCATCTTCAATTGTCACCAGTTAGTGAGTTTCATTTCCACCAACCTGACCCTGCTGCCGGGCGACATCATTCTCACCGGCACGCCCAGCGGGGTGGGGCCGATTGTGTCCGGCGACCGCCTCGAAGTGCGCCTGCAGGGGTTCACCCCGCTGGTGAACACGGTGAGGTGA
- a CDS encoding NADH-quinone oxidoreductase subunit N, producing MLELAAPEAVLVFTGLVVLAVDLLALRGVELRFRLFVAAMIAFVGCTAAMGWMLVLPEQAATFNGMWEVSPATQFIKVALLALTIFTVLLSVDTDFTPHVGEYFALILLAAVGMMFLVSSVDILMIFVSLELTSLCLYILTAFSKRKPQSAEAALKYFLFGSMSAAFTLFGLSMLYGLSNATNLGQIAQAVEGPSLDPLLVVAIVMTVIGLGFKVAAVPFHLWAPDTYQGAPAPSAAFIASGSKVAGFFIFARVMMLGFKGAEGSAAWQAYLPGWVPVLAVLAAASMFLGNLAAIVQSSVRRLLAYSAIAHSGYMFLGILPHGQQGMVALVYYVITYGLATLGAFGVLSIVERQTGGDRLSDFAGFGRRAPAVSMCMAIFLLSLAGVPPLAGFMGKFLVFASALNEARGGLGLLWLVAVALLLTAVSFYYYLKVLKQIFIVKAEGETGTTPTPVVSQVVIILLALLVVVLGCAPNLLIGPLLSAIQSAGA from the coding sequence TTGCTCGAACTGGCCGCGCCTGAAGCAGTACTTGTTTTCACAGGGCTCGTTGTTCTGGCGGTGGACCTGTTGGCCCTGCGTGGGGTCGAACTGCGCTTTCGCCTGTTCGTGGCCGCGATGATCGCTTTTGTCGGCTGCACGGCGGCAATGGGATGGATGCTTGTGCTGCCAGAGCAGGCGGCGACCTTCAACGGCATGTGGGAGGTGAGCCCGGCGACCCAGTTCATCAAGGTCGCATTGCTCGCGCTGACAATCTTCACCGTCCTCCTGTCGGTGGATACCGACTTCACTCCGCATGTGGGGGAGTACTTCGCACTGATCCTGCTGGCGGCGGTTGGGATGATGTTCCTGGTCAGTTCGGTGGATATCCTGATGATCTTCGTCTCACTGGAACTTACGAGTCTCTGTCTCTACATCCTGACGGCCTTCAGCAAGCGCAAGCCCCAGTCCGCGGAAGCAGCCTTGAAGTATTTCCTGTTTGGCAGCATGTCGGCTGCATTCACGTTGTTTGGGTTGAGCATGCTCTATGGGCTATCTAACGCGACTAACCTCGGCCAGATTGCGCAGGCGGTCGAAGGTCCGAGTCTTGACCCTCTGCTGGTGGTTGCGATCGTGATGACCGTAATTGGCTTAGGCTTCAAGGTCGCTGCCGTTCCGTTCCATCTCTGGGCTCCGGACACATACCAGGGGGCGCCGGCGCCAAGCGCCGCGTTCATCGCTTCCGGCTCCAAGGTTGCGGGCTTCTTCATCTTCGCCCGGGTGATGATGCTCGGTTTCAAGGGTGCCGAAGGCAGTGCCGCATGGCAGGCATATCTGCCGGGTTGGGTGCCGGTACTGGCGGTCCTGGCGGCGGCTTCGATGTTCCTCGGCAACCTTGCGGCGATTGTCCAGTCCAGCGTGCGCCGGTTGCTGGCCTATTCGGCAATCGCCCATTCGGGGTATATGTTTCTGGGCATTTTGCCGCATGGGCAACAAGGCATGGTTGCGCTGGTTTACTATGTCATCACCTACGGTCTGGCGACTTTGGGGGCGTTTGGGGTGCTCAGCATTGTGGAGCGGCAGACTGGGGGAGACCGCTTGTCGGATTTTGCCGGCTTCGGTCGCCGGGCGCCAGCGGTCTCGATGTGTATGGCGATCTTCTTACTGTCCCTTGCCGGGGTTCCGCCCCTGGCAGGGTTCATGGGGAAGTTTCTTGTCTTCGCTTCGGCCTTGAACGAAGCTCGGGGTGGCTTGGGCCTGCTCTGGCTGGTGGCAGTCGCGCTCCTTCTCACCGCGGTGTCCTTTTATTACTACCTCAAGGTCCTCAAGCAGATTTTCATCGTCAAAGCGGAAGGGGAGACAGGGACCACGCCAACGCCGGTCGTGAGCCAGGTTGTCATCATCCTGCTAGCGCTGTTGGTGGTGGTGCTGGGATGCGCTCCAAATCTTCTCATTGGCCCGCTGCTCAGCGCGATCCAAAGCGCCGGGGCTTAG